The following proteins are co-located in the Pedobacter frigiditerrae genome:
- a CDS encoding M16 family metallopeptidase: MKLKLLLFVCLLMAGTNLMAQSAFQWKTATAGGYTYKYVTNDPSKTRFYTLKNGLTVILSPNTKEPNIQFRMSVRAGSNTDPKNATGLAHYLEHLLFKGTDKFGTANWAKEKPLLDKIDALYEKYNKTTDPAQRKEIYKEIDKTSGEASNFSIANEYDKMIAGIGGNSSNAHTWYEETVYNEDFPSNSVDKFLALQGERFRKPIFRIFHTELEAVYEEKNRGLDSDPNKLDEAMMELLFPTHNYGQQTTIGTIEHLKNPSLVEIRNYYNKYYVPNNMAAIFTGDFNPDEMIKKIEKAFSYMVAKPVALYNPAPEKPLTKIQQVDVYGPAAEMVEIYYRGYPENTSQSAMLNIIEKILLNGKAGLIDINLNKQQKTLRAGANYQQMKDYGVFSLSTQPRAGQTLEEASKLLLEQIDLLKKGQFDEGLLKAIVANRKLSFLQAFDSNNNRAENLSTSFVLNRGTKWDKDLSEVDASSKITKAQLVAFANTFFKDNYVIGFKHKGVDKNTIKVEKPAITPINANGNLTSPFVKSIIDAPVKPIAPKFLDYKKDIVFGKVGLAEVLTTKNSENSIFRMSYRVNIGANNYKLLPYASTYLTFLGTDKYSAEELSKAFYDIACSYSVNVGTEVTTISISGLQENFDKAVNLVEHILANAKADEKALENLKGTILKSRENNKLNKGQIMNGLTSYAQYGSVNPFNNVLTNDEVKNIKSADLISLIHNLTNYEHVVTYYGPKDLASFSADLKKVHLMPKEFTPAAPAKVYTYTTQTANQVYFANYEMVQSEIRWLRNTGLYNKTDAANIEVFNSYFGGGMGSIVFQTIRESKALAYSTFAQYVSPDKSDKQYSMIAYVGSQADKMTDAVNGMNELLNVLPQSDKSFDNAKSNVINNIETTRITKDGVFFQYFADKKLGYDYDSRMDLYKELKPITFANIKDFHTQKVANKPYTYLVVASDKKVKMEDMQKFGAVTTLTLEQLFGY; this comes from the coding sequence ATGAAATTAAAACTTTTATTATTTGTCTGCTTATTAATGGCAGGTACAAATTTAATGGCGCAATCTGCTTTTCAGTGGAAAACCGCAACTGCTGGTGGTTACACTTATAAATATGTAACTAACGACCCATCAAAAACGCGTTTTTACACTTTAAAAAACGGATTAACGGTTATTCTTTCGCCTAATACAAAAGAGCCAAACATCCAGTTCCGCATGAGTGTAAGAGCAGGTAGCAACACCGACCCAAAAAACGCAACAGGTTTAGCTCACTATTTAGAGCACCTTTTATTTAAGGGAACTGATAAATTCGGAACCGCTAATTGGGCGAAAGAGAAACCGCTTTTAGATAAAATTGATGCACTTTACGAAAAGTACAACAAAACTACAGACCCAGCACAGCGTAAAGAAATCTACAAAGAAATAGATAAAACATCTGGGGAAGCATCAAATTTCTCAATTGCTAATGAGTATGATAAAATGATTGCTGGAATTGGTGGTAATTCATCAAATGCCCACACTTGGTATGAAGAAACTGTTTATAACGAAGATTTTCCATCTAACTCAGTTGATAAATTTTTGGCATTACAAGGTGAGCGTTTCCGCAAACCTATTTTCCGTATATTCCATACAGAGTTAGAAGCCGTTTACGAAGAGAAAAATCGTGGTTTAGATAGCGACCCAAATAAATTGGATGAGGCAATGATGGAATTATTGTTCCCTACACACAATTATGGTCAGCAAACCACTATTGGAACAATTGAACATTTAAAAAACCCATCATTGGTTGAAATAAGAAATTATTACAACAAATACTACGTTCCAAATAACATGGCGGCAATTTTCACTGGCGATTTTAATCCAGATGAGATGATTAAAAAGATTGAAAAAGCTTTTAGTTACATGGTTGCAAAACCAGTTGCACTTTATAACCCTGCTCCAGAAAAACCATTAACTAAAATACAACAAGTTGATGTTTATGGACCAGCTGCAGAAATGGTAGAAATTTACTACCGTGGCTATCCAGAAAATACTTCGCAAAGTGCCATGTTGAATATCATCGAAAAGATTTTATTAAACGGAAAAGCGGGTTTAATCGACATTAACCTTAACAAACAACAAAAAACTTTAAGAGCTGGAGCCAATTATCAGCAAATGAAAGATTATGGTGTATTTAGTTTAAGTACACAACCAAGAGCTGGACAAACCTTAGAAGAAGCATCGAAATTATTGTTAGAACAAATTGATTTATTGAAAAAAGGTCAGTTTGATGAAGGGCTTTTAAAAGCAATTGTTGCGAATAGAAAACTAAGTTTCTTACAAGCTTTTGATAGCAATAACAACAGAGCAGAAAATCTTTCTACCAGTTTCGTATTAAATAGAGGAACAAAATGGGATAAAGACTTAAGCGAAGTTGATGCTTCTTCAAAAATTACGAAAGCGCAATTAGTGGCCTTTGCAAATACATTTTTTAAAGACAATTATGTTATTGGTTTTAAACATAAAGGCGTAGATAAAAACACCATTAAAGTAGAAAAGCCTGCTATTACACCAATCAATGCTAACGGAAATTTAACTTCTCCATTTGTAAAAAGCATTATCGATGCTCCAGTAAAACCTATCGCACCTAAATTTTTAGACTACAAAAAAGACATCGTTTTTGGTAAAGTTGGCTTAGCTGAAGTATTAACAACCAAAAATAGCGAGAACTCTATTTTTAGAATGAGTTACAGGGTAAATATTGGCGCAAACAACTACAAATTATTGCCTTATGCATCAACCTACTTAACATTTTTAGGGACAGATAAATACAGTGCAGAAGAATTAAGTAAAGCATTTTATGACATTGCTTGTAGTTATAGCGTAAATGTTGGCACTGAAGTTACTACAATCAGCATTAGCGGTTTACAAGAAAACTTTGATAAAGCTGTTAACTTAGTTGAGCATATTTTAGCTAACGCAAAAGCTGATGAAAAAGCCTTAGAAAACTTAAAAGGAACCATCTTAAAAAGCCGTGAGAATAATAAGTTAAACAAAGGCCAAATTATGAATGGCTTAACTTCATATGCGCAGTACGGAAGCGTTAACCCTTTTAACAATGTATTAACCAATGATGAGGTTAAAAACATCAAGTCTGCGGATTTAATATCTCTAATCCACAACTTAACTAATTACGAGCATGTGGTTACTTATTACGGACCTAAAGATTTAGCTAGCTTTAGTGCAGACCTTAAAAAGGTTCATTTAATGCCAAAAGAGTTTACTCCAGCAGCACCAGCTAAAGTTTATACTTACACTACTCAAACTGCTAACCAAGTGTATTTTGCAAATTACGAAATGGTTCAGTCTGAAATTAGATGGTTGCGTAACACTGGTTTATACAACAAAACAGATGCTGCTAATATCGAAGTATTTAACAGTTATTTTGGCGGTGGTATGGGTTCAATTGTATTCCAAACCATTAGAGAATCTAAAGCTTTGGCTTACTCTACTTTTGCGCAATATGTTTCTCCTGACAAATCAGACAAACAATACAGCATGATTGCTTATGTTGGTAGCCAAGCCGATAAAATGACTGATGCAGTTAATGGAATGAACGAACTATTGAATGTTTTACCACAAAGTGATAAATCATTTGATAACGCAAAATCTAATGTAATTAACAACATTGAAACCACCAGAATAACTAAAGACGGTGTTTTCTTCCAGTATTTTGCAGATAAAAAATTAGGTTACGATTACGATTCTAGAATGGATTTATACAAAGAATTAAAACCAATTACCTTTGCAAACATCAAAGATTTCCATACTCAAAAAGTAGCTAACAAACCTTATACTTATCTAGTTGTAGCTTCAGATAAAAAAGTAAAAATGGAAGATATGCAGAAATTTGGTGCAGTAACAACGTTAACTTTAGAGCAATTATTCGGATACTAA
- the surE gene encoding 5'/3'-nucleotidase SurE — protein sequence MNKDAKKPTILVVNDDGITALGIKNLIEVMQEIGRVVVVAPDGPQSGMGHAITIGKPLRFDKVDLYPGVEMYKCSGTPVDCVKLAVNKVFKGKKPDLCVSGINHGLNNSINVIYSGTMSAAVEGAIEKIPSIGFSLDDFAQDADFSHCKEFIKIIALQVLANGLPEATLLNVNFPKGADLKGIKICRQANAKWAEEFDERIDPYKRPYYWLTGVFENYDKGEDTDVWALDHGYVSVVPVQFDLTAHHAIPILNGWDFGKEESSKTTIHKTAGPDGNGLG from the coding sequence ATGAACAAGGATGCCAAAAAACCAACAATTTTAGTTGTTAATGATGATGGAATAACTGCACTAGGAATTAAGAATTTAATTGAAGTGATGCAGGAAATTGGAAGGGTAGTGGTTGTTGCTCCAGATGGGCCGCAATCTGGAATGGGACACGCCATCACCATTGGTAAACCTTTGCGTTTTGATAAAGTTGATTTATACCCAGGTGTAGAGATGTACAAATGCTCTGGTACGCCAGTAGATTGCGTTAAACTAGCCGTTAACAAAGTTTTTAAAGGCAAAAAACCAGATTTATGTGTGTCTGGAATTAATCACGGTTTAAACAATTCCATCAATGTTATTTATTCTGGAACCATGTCTGCTGCGGTAGAAGGCGCCATAGAGAAAATCCCGTCAATAGGTTTTTCTTTGGATGATTTTGCGCAAGATGCGGACTTTAGCCATTGCAAAGAGTTCATAAAAATCATCGCCTTGCAAGTTCTTGCTAATGGTTTGCCAGAGGCGACATTATTGAACGTAAACTTCCCAAAAGGTGCTGATTTAAAAGGAATAAAAATTTGTCGACAAGCGAATGCTAAATGGGCAGAAGAATTTGATGAAAGAATTGACCCTTATAAACGTCCCTATTATTGGCTAACTGGAGTTTTTGAGAACTATGATAAGGGTGAAGATACCGATGTTTGGGCTTTAGATCATGGGTATGTTTCTGTCGTTCCAGTTCAGTTTGATTTAACTGCTCACCACGCCATTCCGATTTTAAATGGATGGGATTTTGGTAAGGAGGAAAGTTCAAAAACTACAATCCATAAAACTGCTGGTCCTGATGGTAACGGTTTAGGCTAA
- a CDS encoding stationary phase survival protein SurE has protein sequence MIERVKAIKNTVWSGVGIGFIVPLIPGALVWLLMHQFVALKKADLLLIGCIALNALLMNYFFKQNKDNIARGIISVTFLWAFAFFFYKVL, from the coding sequence ATGATAGAGAGAGTTAAAGCAATAAAAAACACAGTGTGGAGCGGTGTAGGCATAGGATTTATTGTCCCACTGATTCCTGGTGCTTTGGTTTGGCTTTTAATGCATCAATTTGTTGCGTTAAAAAAAGCAGATTTATTGTTAATTGGCTGCATTGCCTTAAACGCATTATTAATGAATTACTTTTTTAAGCAGAATAAAGATAACATTGCTAGAGGCATCATCAGCGTTACGTTTTTATGGGCATTTGCCTTTTTCTTTTACAAAGTCCTTTAG
- the lpxB gene encoding lipid-A-disaccharide synthase produces MKYYLVAGEASGDLHGANLMKALKAEDVNANFRYFGGDKMQAEGGELVKHYAEMAFMGFTEVILNLRTIFKNLKACKADILAHQPDVLILIDFPGFNLKIAEFTKQNNIKVCYYISPKIWAWNQKRVLKIKRDIDQMFCILPFEVDFYKKWGMDVHYVGNPLLDEKAQFTPDSRFREDQGLTDQKIIALLPGSRKQEIERLLPDMLSVTENFPDYQFVIAAAPTFKEDYYNQFIGNKKVKLVFSQTYNLLHHAHAALVASGTATLETALFKIPQVVLYRGGAISVSIARLVVKIRFISLVNLIMDRKVVDELIQEDCNTNKIISILSPILEGNVRTKMLADYNELGDKMGTAGASERTAKLIVNFLTLPLTN; encoded by the coding sequence ATGAAGTACTATTTAGTTGCAGGAGAAGCATCAGGAGATTTGCACGGTGCCAATTTAATGAAAGCATTAAAAGCTGAAGACGTGAATGCAAATTTCAGGTATTTTGGTGGCGATAAAATGCAAGCAGAAGGTGGCGAGTTGGTAAAACATTATGCCGAGATGGCTTTTATGGGCTTTACAGAAGTGATTTTAAATCTAAGAACCATCTTTAAAAATCTAAAAGCTTGCAAAGCCGATATTTTAGCTCATCAACCAGATGTTTTAATTCTAATCGATTTCCCTGGATTTAACCTAAAAATTGCTGAATTCACCAAACAAAACAATATTAAAGTTTGCTATTATATCTCTCCAAAAATTTGGGCTTGGAACCAGAAACGCGTGTTAAAAATTAAGAGAGATATTGACCAGATGTTTTGCATCTTGCCATTTGAAGTAGATTTCTACAAAAAATGGGGAATGGACGTTCACTATGTAGGTAATCCATTATTAGATGAAAAAGCCCAATTTACTCCAGATTCGAGATTTAGGGAAGACCAAGGTTTAACTGATCAAAAAATTATTGCTTTATTGCCAGGGAGTAGAAAACAAGAAATTGAAAGACTACTGCCAGATATGTTGAGCGTAACTGAAAATTTCCCAGATTATCAATTTGTTATTGCTGCGGCACCAACTTTTAAAGAAGATTACTACAACCAGTTTATAGGGAATAAAAAAGTGAAATTGGTGTTTTCACAAACCTATAATTTGCTGCATCATGCTCACGCTGCATTAGTTGCATCTGGAACGGCTACGCTTGAAACAGCCCTTTTTAAAATTCCTCAAGTTGTATTATACCGTGGTGGTGCAATTTCTGTTAGCATTGCCAGATTAGTTGTTAAGATTAGGTTTATCTCATTGGTAAACTTAATTATGGATAGAAAAGTAGTTGATGAATTGATACAGGAAGACTGTAATACAAACAAAATTATTTCAATATTAAGCCCGATTTTGGAAGGAAATGTTAGAACTAAAATGCTGGCGGATTATAATGAATTAGGCGATAAAATGGGGACAGCAGGAGCATCTGAGAGAACAGCAAAACTTATAGTTAATTTTTTAACTTTACCATTAACGAATTAA
- a CDS encoding LacI family DNA-binding transcriptional regulator — MKALSIKDIALKANVSITTVSFIINGKAKEKSISEAVIKKVQQIIIDSGYKPNQIARSLRTGNSNIIGLIIEDISNSFFSRIARLIEDKAYKKGYKIIYSSTENSVEKAQELINLFKSRKVDAYIISPMKGIEEDIQILLNENKPVIFFDRNLPELNTNYVGANHFVASYQAIESFIKQGKKKIALVTTNIDVQQIIERFEGYKKALIDYALPFDEELVLRIPFNQPEVDTIASIKQLLKNKEIDAILFATNYLALSGLRVLKQTGKKLDEDFAVIGYDDHEAFELHTPSISTIQQPLEEIAETIIKLILNQLSSKTKLPDQQIIIPAKLILRN, encoded by the coding sequence ATGAAAGCGCTTTCCATAAAAGACATTGCATTAAAAGCAAACGTATCTATAACAACAGTTTCTTTTATCATTAACGGCAAGGCTAAGGAGAAATCTATTAGCGAAGCTGTTATTAAGAAAGTACAGCAAATAATAATAGATAGTGGCTATAAGCCAAATCAGATTGCTCGTAGTTTGCGTACGGGCAATTCTAATATTATTGGGTTAATTATAGAAGATATTTCCAATTCTTTTTTCTCTCGAATAGCTAGATTAATTGAAGATAAAGCTTATAAAAAAGGTTATAAGATTATTTATTCTAGTACCGAAAACAGTGTTGAGAAAGCACAAGAGCTAATTAATCTTTTCAAATCTCGAAAGGTTGATGCTTATATCATCTCTCCAATGAAAGGAATTGAGGAAGATATTCAAATCCTTTTAAACGAAAATAAGCCAGTAATTTTTTTCGATAGAAATTTGCCAGAGCTTAATACAAATTATGTAGGCGCTAATCACTTTGTGGCATCATACCAAGCCATAGAAAGTTTTATTAAACAAGGTAAGAAGAAGATTGCCTTAGTTACAACAAACATAGATGTTCAACAGATTATTGAACGTTTTGAAGGTTATAAAAAGGCATTAATAGATTACGCTTTGCCTTTTGATGAAGAGTTGGTATTAAGAATTCCTTTTAACCAACCTGAGGTAGATACGATTGCATCAATCAAGCAGTTGCTAAAAAATAAAGAAATAGACGCCATACTTTTTGCTACAAATTATTTGGCCTTAAGTGGACTAAGGGTTTTAAAGCAGACTGGTAAAAAGCTAGATGAGGATTTTGCCGTAATAGGTTATGATGACCATGAAGCTTTTGAATTACATACACCAAGTATTTCAACCATTCAACAACCGTTGGAAGAAATTGCAGAAACGATTATCAAGTTAATTTTGAACCAACTTTCGTCAAAAACAAAACTTCCGGACCAACAAATTATTATTCCTGCAAAATTAATTTTGCGTAATTAA
- a CDS encoding formylglycine-generating enzyme family protein, with amino-acid sequence MPVDNRILLTLITFLFFSSCISEEKKVAKKDSASCESNLPNRFGVGLDTTKIAKGKVNHDNMVFIPAGEFLMGANDKEGREDEYPQHPVKLNSFWMDVTEVTNASFAKFVKATGYVTTAERKPDWEEMKKQLPAGTPKPPDSVFVAASLVFSAPKQITNLNDASQWWVWKKGADWKHPHGPNSNIIGKDSYPVVHISWDDAIAYCQWAGKRLPTEAEWEYASRGGLKNSLYPWGNEDIEKGKIKANTWQGNFPIKNTNWDKFNGLAPIKKFAPNGYGLHDMAGNVWEWCSDWYRPDYYTTEKQTNPQGPADSYDPMEPTIPKRVVRGGSFMCNASYCKGYRVTSRMKTSTDTSLEHTGFRCVSSD; translated from the coding sequence ATGCCAGTGGATAATCGAATACTACTCACTTTAATTACATTCCTATTTTTTTCTTCCTGCATTAGCGAAGAGAAGAAAGTAGCTAAAAAAGACTCGGCTTCTTGCGAAAGCAATTTGCCCAATCGCTTTGGTGTTGGTTTAGATACTACTAAAATTGCAAAAGGAAAAGTTAACCATGATAATATGGTATTTATCCCAGCAGGAGAATTTTTAATGGGGGCAAATGATAAAGAAGGCAGAGAAGATGAATATCCACAACACCCAGTTAAGTTAAATTCGTTTTGGATGGATGTAACTGAAGTTACAAACGCCAGTTTTGCCAAATTTGTAAAAGCAACAGGCTATGTTACAACTGCAGAACGTAAACCAGATTGGGAAGAAATGAAAAAACAATTGCCAGCTGGTACGCCTAAACCGCCAGATAGCGTGTTTGTTGCTGCATCCTTGGTTTTTTCTGCGCCAAAACAAATAACGAATTTAAATGATGCTTCGCAATGGTGGGTTTGGAAGAAAGGAGCAGATTGGAAACATCCTCACGGACCAAATAGCAATATTATTGGAAAAGATAGCTACCCAGTTGTCCATATCTCATGGGATGATGCAATCGCTTATTGCCAATGGGCCGGAAAGAGACTGCCAACCGAAGCAGAGTGGGAATATGCAAGTAGGGGTGGTTTAAAAAATTCGTTATACCCATGGGGGAATGAAGATATTGAAAAAGGTAAAATTAAGGCTAATACTTGGCAAGGGAATTTTCCTATAAAAAATACAAATTGGGATAAATTTAATGGACTTGCGCCAATTAAAAAATTTGCACCAAATGGTTATGGTTTACATGATATGGCAGGTAATGTTTGGGAGTGGTGTAGCGATTGGTACAGACCAGATTATTATACAACTGAAAAACAAACAAACCCACAAGGACCAGCAGATAGCTACGACCCAATGGAGCCAACAATTCCAAAAAGAGTGGTTAGAGGTGGCTCTTTTATGTGCAATGCTTCCTATTGCAAGGGATATCGTGTTACCTCGCGTATGAAAACCTCTACAGATACCAGTTTAGAACATACTGGTTTTAGATGCGTGAGTTCAGATTAA
- a CDS encoding discoidin domain-containing protein, producing MTFLKIAKGAVGLCASIVLLTGCLKEDYPSTELFTWKAKVDVTDKAALTVNFEYSGGASGAEGSTKLIDNNYTTKYLINPYQSTMYMQLAFPQAQQVASYTLTSGDDAPGRDPKNWKLSGSTDGTTWVDLDTKTGEVFSGRRLTRTFSFKNLVAYKFYRLSITANAGDSLFQLTEWRLIEVPAELQ from the coding sequence ATGACTTTTTTAAAAATTGCTAAAGGAGCTGTTGGGCTGTGTGCCTCAATAGTTTTACTTACTGGATGTCTCAAGGAAGATTATCCAAGCACAGAATTATTTACCTGGAAAGCCAAGGTAGATGTGACAGACAAAGCCGCACTAACGGTCAACTTTGAATATTCAGGTGGTGCTTCTGGTGCAGAAGGCTCTACTAAGTTAATAGATAATAATTATACTACTAAATATCTAATTAATCCTTATCAAAGCACTATGTACATGCAGTTGGCTTTTCCTCAAGCTCAGCAAGTTGCCTCATATACATTAACATCTGGGGATGATGCTCCGGGAAGGGATCCAAAAAATTGGAAATTAAGCGGTTCTACCGATGGAACTACCTGGGTCGATTTAGACACTAAAACAGGTGAGGTTTTCTCAGGAAGAAGATTGACAAGGACATTTAGTTTCAAAAACTTAGTGGCATATAAGTTCTATCGCCTCAGCATTACCGCTAATGCTGGTGATTCATTATTTCAATTAACAGAATGGAGATTGATAGAAGTGCCTGCAGAATTACAATAA